Below is a window of Fluviibacter phosphoraccumulans DNA.
TTGGGTGATGCCCTTCATGGTGGCGCCGCCCGGATCGTTCGGGTTGTTGGCCCATCCACCCTCAAACAGGAGGGTATGGGCCAGCGTTAGGCCGGCAGGTCTTCGACAACGGCAAAGACGTGTTTCACACGCAGCGTCTCTGCTCCGTTTTCGGCAATCGCCAACAGACGGTCAATATTGGCGTGCTTACCCGGGTTGCTACGGGCATCTACCGTATGCTCGGCAAACACCTCCAAACCCTGCTTGGCGGCATCGATATTGATCGAGCCCCAGACCTGTGCCAGATGGTTATAAACCGCCAGCGAACCCTGGCTACCGGCTTTGTTTTCGATGATGCCGGCGAGGTTGCCTTCGCCGTCACGCAGTTCGATAGCCGCCAGGTGCGAGATGCCCGGCAGTTTTTTGAGGTTGTCTGCAAATGCCATGTTGGTTCCCTAGTAATACTTAAATGCGCTTGGCGAGTTCGGCCGCTTTGCCGGTGTAATCCCACGGCGTCAGTTCTAGCAGCGCTTTCTTGGCGTCAGCCGGAATATCGAGCGTGTTGACGAAGGCCTGCATCCCCTCACGAGACACACGGGTGCCACGGGTTAGTTCTTTGAGCTTCTCGTAGGGATTGGCGATGCCGAAGCGACGCATCACCGTTTGGATGGGCTCCGCCAGCAATTCCCAATTGGCATCCAGATCAGCCTTCATCAGGTCGGCATTGAGC
It encodes the following:
- a CDS encoding DUF2322 family protein, which encodes MAFADNLKKLPGISHLAAIELRDGEGNLAGIIENKAGSQGSLAVYNHLAQVWGSINIDAAKQGLEVFAEHTVDARSNPGKHANIDRLLAIAENGAETLRVKHVFAVVEDLPA